One segment of Agromyces albus DNA contains the following:
- a CDS encoding penicillin acylase family protein yields the protein MGTDAPRTRRHGGFTFLIGLLVTVLVLGVAGAGLGWWTVQRSFPTTSGRVEAPGLTAAVTVYRDDAGIPQLVAETDHDLFFAQGYVHAQDRFWEMDFRRHVTSGRLAELFGESQVGTDAFIRTLDWRGVAEQEYEMLDEPSRALYDAYAEGVNAYLAERDGAGLSLEYAVLGLQNPGYAPEPWSPADSIAWLKAMAWDLRSNLGDEIDRALLATVLPPEEVARLHPDYAWDAKPTILDGPVAAPAAADMRPLEVKPPDASASADADADGYAHALASLSAMLDEVPSLLGPEGSDIGSNSWVISGRAHGVRPAAARQRHAPRAGDAVDLGADGAALRRGQRRVRI from the coding sequence GTGGGTACGGATGCACCGAGAACGCGCCGGCACGGGGGGTTCACGTTCCTGATCGGCCTGCTCGTCACCGTGCTCGTACTCGGTGTCGCGGGCGCCGGCCTCGGCTGGTGGACCGTGCAGCGCTCGTTCCCGACGACGAGCGGGCGCGTCGAGGCCCCGGGGCTCACGGCGGCCGTGACCGTGTACCGCGACGACGCCGGCATCCCGCAGCTCGTCGCCGAGACCGACCACGATCTCTTCTTCGCCCAGGGGTATGTGCACGCGCAAGACCGGTTCTGGGAGATGGACTTCCGCCGTCATGTCACCTCCGGCCGGCTCGCCGAGCTCTTCGGCGAGTCGCAAGTCGGCACCGACGCCTTCATCCGCACGCTCGACTGGCGCGGCGTGGCCGAGCAGGAGTACGAGATGCTCGACGAGCCGTCGCGTGCCCTCTACGACGCCTACGCCGAGGGGGTGAACGCCTACCTCGCCGAGCGCGACGGGGCCGGCCTCTCGCTCGAGTACGCGGTGCTCGGCCTGCAGAATCCCGGCTACGCCCCCGAGCCCTGGTCCCCCGCCGACTCGATCGCGTGGCTCAAGGCGATGGCCTGGGATCTTCGCTCCAACCTGGGCGACGAGATCGACCGGGCCCTCCTCGCCACAGTGCTGCCGCCCGAGGAGGTCGCCCGGCTGCACCCCGACTACGCATGGGACGCGAAGCCGACGATCCTCGACGGGCCGGTCGCCGCGCCGGCTGCAGCCGACATGCGGCCGCTCGAAGTGAAGCCGCCCGACGCGAGCGCGTCAGCCGACGCCGACGCCGACGGATACGCCCACGCGCTCGCCTCCCTGAGCGCGATGCTCGACGAGGTGCCGTCGCTCCTCGGCCCTGAGGGTTCCGACATCGGCTCCAACTCGTGGGTGATCTCGGGGCGCGCTCACGGAGTCCGGCCTGCCGCTGCTCGCCAACGACACGCACCTCGGGCCGGCGATGCCGTCGATCTGGGCGCAGATGGGGCTGCACTGCGGCGAGGTCAACGCCGAGTGCGCATATGA
- a CDS encoding penicillin acylase family protein, protein MPSIWAQMGLHCGEVNAECAYDVSGFTFAGLPGVIIGHNDRIAWGVSNLGPDVADLYLERVDGDAYELDGAMVPLTLREETIEVAGGEPVEITVRSTARGPIVTDIGADFERLANDYPAASGQSEGEYGVSLQWTALSAGNTPQAILALDRARDWDGFRAAAALFDVPAQNLIYADVDGNIGYQAPGRIPVRTSGDGTAPLHGWTSENRWAGTIPFEELPSVLNPPSGYLVTANNPIVASGEALLTKDWDMGYRAEAIERLLGERIAAGEKLTADSLAEIQLDTSDPNAAAFLPVIASLELSGDAARGAELLDGWDATADVDSAEAAYFSVFWKTLLDEMFGELPDGTRPKGGDRWFSVVGTLLAEPDARWWSNDAEGVAGRDAMIARALELAWSEAEARMGGDTDSWRWGRLHTLTLTNASFGESGIAPIEWLFNRGPYELGGGSSIVNAIGWDASVGYGVHWVPSMRMVVDLGDPDASRWVNLTGASGHAFHPNYADQAPLWQRGETRPWPSTLEAVQDAARDTLQLQRAEG, encoded by the coding sequence ATGCCGTCGATCTGGGCGCAGATGGGGCTGCACTGCGGCGAGGTCAACGCCGAGTGCGCATATGACGTCTCGGGATTCACGTTCGCGGGGCTCCCCGGCGTGATCATCGGCCACAACGATCGCATCGCATGGGGCGTCTCGAACCTCGGGCCCGACGTCGCCGACCTCTACCTCGAACGCGTCGACGGCGACGCCTACGAGCTCGACGGCGCCATGGTGCCGCTCACCCTGCGGGAGGAGACCATCGAGGTCGCGGGCGGCGAGCCCGTCGAGATCACGGTGCGCTCCACGGCGCGCGGGCCGATCGTCACCGACATCGGCGCGGACTTCGAGCGCCTTGCGAACGACTACCCCGCGGCATCCGGCCAATCCGAGGGCGAATACGGGGTGTCGCTGCAGTGGACGGCACTCTCCGCGGGCAACACTCCCCAGGCGATTCTCGCACTCGATCGTGCTCGCGACTGGGACGGCTTCCGGGCCGCAGCCGCGCTCTTCGACGTGCCCGCCCAGAACCTCATCTACGCCGATGTCGACGGCAATATCGGCTACCAGGCCCCCGGCCGCATCCCGGTGCGCACGTCGGGCGACGGCACGGCGCCCCTCCACGGGTGGACGAGCGAGAACCGCTGGGCGGGAACGATCCCGTTCGAGGAGCTCCCGAGCGTGCTGAATCCGCCCAGCGGATACCTCGTCACCGCCAACAACCCGATCGTCGCGTCGGGCGAAGCCCTGCTCACCAAAGACTGGGACATGGGCTACCGCGCCGAGGCGATCGAACGGCTCCTCGGCGAACGCATCGCGGCCGGAGAGAAGCTGACCGCCGACTCGCTCGCCGAGATCCAGCTCGACACGAGCGACCCGAACGCCGCGGCGTTCCTGCCCGTGATCGCCTCACTCGAACTCAGTGGCGACGCGGCGCGTGGCGCCGAGCTCCTCGACGGCTGGGACGCCACGGCTGACGTCGACAGCGCCGAGGCGGCGTATTTCAGCGTCTTCTGGAAGACACTGCTCGACGAGATGTTCGGCGAGCTGCCCGACGGCACGCGACCGAAAGGCGGCGACCGATGGTTCTCCGTCGTCGGCACGCTGCTCGCGGAGCCCGACGCACGATGGTGGTCGAACGACGCAGAGGGAGTCGCCGGTCGCGACGCGATGATCGCACGAGCGCTCGAGCTCGCGTGGAGCGAGGCGGAGGCCCGCATGGGCGGCGACACCGACTCGTGGCGCTGGGGCCGCCTGCACACGCTCACCCTCACGAACGCGAGCTTCGGCGAGTCTGGCATCGCGCCGATCGAGTGGCTCTTCAACCGCGGGCCGTACGAGCTCGGCGGGGGCTCGTCGATCGTCAACGCGATCGGCTGGGACGCGAGCGTCGGCTACGGCGTGCACTGGGTGCCCTCGATGCGCATGGTCGTCGACCTCGGCGACCCGGATGCCTCACGCTGGGTGAACCTCACCGGGGCATCCGGCCACGCCTTCCATCCGAACTACGCCGACCAGGCGCCGCTCTGGCAGCGCGGTGAGACGCGGCCGTGGCCGTCGACGTTGGAGGCTGTTCAAGACGCCGCTCGCGACACCCTGCAGCTTCAGCGCGCCGAAGGGTAG
- the dapD gene encoding 2,3,4,5-tetrahydropyridine-2,6-dicarboxylate N-succinyltransferase codes for MPSNDDSLPSAPRSAWGHGLATIAADGTVLDTWFPAPALGAPDASATPVELEALAGGDERRAVTVEVVVVSIDLDEAPASTADAYLRLHLLSHLLVRPNEVNLDGVFAHLPAVVWTNAGPVHPADFDRLRPALQRAGIHATGLDKFPRLLDYVTPERVRIADASRVRLGAHLAPGTTVMHEGFVNFNAGTLGTSMIEGRVSQGVVVGDGSDIGGGASIMGTLSGGGTQRVAIGERALLGANSGIGISIGDDSVVEAGLYVTAGTKVIVLGAAGERPRTVKAVELSGVPNVLFRRNSLNGQVEVLSRTGAGVALNTALHA; via the coding sequence ATGCCCTCGAACGACGACTCCCTTCCGTCTGCCCCGCGATCGGCGTGGGGCCATGGTCTCGCGACGATCGCCGCCGACGGCACCGTGCTCGACACGTGGTTCCCCGCACCTGCGCTCGGCGCGCCCGACGCCTCGGCGACGCCCGTCGAGCTCGAGGCCCTCGCCGGCGGCGACGAGCGGCGAGCCGTCACCGTCGAGGTCGTGGTGGTCTCGATCGACCTCGACGAGGCGCCCGCGAGCACGGCCGACGCCTATCTCCGCCTGCACCTGCTCTCGCATCTCCTCGTCCGCCCGAACGAGGTGAATCTCGACGGCGTGTTCGCCCACCTGCCCGCCGTCGTCTGGACCAACGCCGGCCCGGTGCATCCCGCCGACTTCGATCGCCTCCGCCCTGCACTGCAGCGCGCCGGCATCCACGCGACCGGGCTCGACAAGTTCCCTCGCCTGCTCGACTACGTGACGCCCGAACGAGTGCGCATCGCCGATGCCTCGCGCGTTCGACTCGGCGCCCACCTCGCGCCGGGCACCACCGTCATGCACGAGGGCTTCGTGAACTTCAACGCGGGCACGCTCGGCACCTCCATGATCGAGGGCCGCGTCTCGCAGGGCGTCGTCGTGGGCGACGGCTCCGACATCGGCGGCGGGGCGTCGATCATGGGCACCCTCTCGGGCGGCGGCACGCAACGCGTCGCGATCGGCGAGCGCGCCCTCCTCGGCGCCAATTCCGGCATCGGCATCTCCATCGGCGACGATTCGGTCGTCGAGGCCGGCCTCTACGTCACGGCGGGCACGAAGGTCATCGTGCTCGGCGCGGCCGGTGAGCGCCCCCGCACCGTGAAGGCCGTCGAGCTCTCGGGCGTTCCGAACGTGCTGTTCCGCCGCAATTCGCTGAACGGCCAGGTCGAGGTGCTCTCGCGAACGGGCGCGGGAGTGGCGCTCAACACCGCGCTGCACGCCTGA
- a CDS encoding citrate synthase, whose product MSDVVNKAAGQIPSTATLTFPGGTAEFPITPAVDGNSSLDLSTFTRQTGLTALDYGFVNTASTRSSITYIDGEQGILRYRGYPIEELAANSTFLEVAWLLIYGELPTADQLGEFDEKIRHHTLLHEDLKRFFSSLPHTAHPMSTLSSAVSALSTYYEDTSDPHDPDHVELTTVRLLAKLPVIAAYAHKKSIGQAFLYPDNSLNFVDNFLKLNFGNMAERYEIDPVLSKALDRLLILHEDHEQNASTSTVRLVGSTGANLYASISAGIHALSGPLHGGANEAVLQMLARIRDSGEGVQKFVERVKNKEDGVKLMGFGHRVYKNYDPRAKLVKESADQVLDGLGVSDPLLDLAKELEQLALEDDYFKERRLYPNVDFYTGVIYKAMGFPTRMFTVLFAIGRLPGWMAHWREMNLDPQSKIGRPQQLYVGEPERHYPSAR is encoded by the coding sequence GTGAGCGACGTCGTGAACAAGGCGGCAGGGCAGATCCCCAGTACCGCCACCCTCACCTTCCCGGGCGGCACGGCCGAGTTCCCGATCACCCCGGCGGTCGACGGAAATTCGAGCCTCGACCTGTCGACCTTCACGCGCCAGACCGGCCTCACCGCACTCGACTACGGCTTCGTGAACACCGCGTCGACGCGGTCGTCGATCACGTATATCGACGGCGAGCAGGGGATCCTGCGCTACCGCGGGTATCCGATCGAGGAGCTCGCGGCGAACTCGACGTTTCTCGAGGTGGCGTGGCTCCTCATCTACGGCGAGCTGCCGACCGCCGACCAGCTCGGCGAGTTCGACGAGAAGATCCGGCACCACACGCTGCTGCACGAAGACCTCAAGCGGTTCTTCTCATCGCTGCCGCACACCGCGCACCCCATGTCGACCCTCTCGAGCGCCGTCTCGGCGCTGTCCACGTACTACGAGGACACGTCCGACCCGCACGACCCCGACCACGTCGAGCTCACGACCGTGCGGCTGCTCGCGAAGCTGCCCGTCATCGCGGCGTACGCGCACAAGAAGAGCATCGGGCAGGCCTTCCTCTACCCCGACAACTCACTGAACTTCGTCGACAACTTCCTGAAGCTCAACTTCGGCAACATGGCCGAGCGCTACGAGATCGACCCGGTGCTCTCGAAGGCACTCGATCGTCTGCTCATCCTCCACGAGGACCACGAGCAGAACGCATCGACCTCCACCGTGCGCCTCGTCGGATCGACCGGGGCCAACCTCTACGCGTCGATCTCCGCGGGCATCCATGCGCTCTCTGGCCCGCTGCACGGCGGTGCGAACGAAGCGGTGCTGCAGATGCTCGCCCGCATCCGCGACTCGGGCGAGGGCGTCCAGAAGTTCGTCGAGCGAGTGAAGAACAAGGAAGACGGCGTGAAGCTCATGGGCTTCGGGCACCGCGTCTACAAGAACTACGACCCGCGCGCGAAGCTCGTCAAGGAGTCGGCCGACCAGGTGCTCGACGGGCTCGGCGTGAGCGATCCGCTGCTCGACCTCGCCAAGGAGCTCGAGCAACTCGCCCTTGAAGACGACTACTTCAAGGAGCGTCGCCTCTACCCGAACGTCGACTTCTACACGGGCGTCATCTACAAGGCCATGGGCTTCCCGACGCGCATGTTCACAGTGCTGTTCGCGATCGGGCGCCTGCCCGGCTGGATGGCGCACTGGCGCGAGATGAACCTCGACCCGCAGTCGAAGATCGGGCGCCCGCAGCAGCTCTACGTCGGCGAGCCCGAGCGGCACTACCCTTCGGCGCGCTGA
- the dapE gene encoding succinyl-diaminopimelate desuccinylase, which translates to MSTPAAAWPTLDLTADSVAITQAICDIPSVSGHETLLADLIVDALAGASHLEIVRDGDTVVARTNLGRERRVVIAGHIDTVPIKDNLPTRFETIAGEPFLWGRGTVDMKAGVAVQLKLALELVAPAVDVTWMWYDHEEVSAELNGLGRLARHRPDLFEGDFAILGEPSNGQVEGGCNGNLRVELRAYGLRAHSARSWVGENAIHKLVPALDRLAAYEAATIEVDGLAYREGLNAVGITGGIAGNVIPDEAMLHVNYRFAPNRTVAEAIDLIKEMFPEYELTVVDEAEGARPGLDAPLAQQFVRAVGGEARPKYGWTDVARFSALGIPAVNYGPGDPLKAHADDERVSVDQILSCERALRAWLSSGV; encoded by the coding sequence ATGTCCACTCCCGCTGCAGCCTGGCCGACACTCGACCTCACCGCCGACTCCGTCGCGATCACGCAGGCGATCTGCGACATTCCGAGCGTCTCGGGTCACGAGACACTGCTGGCCGACCTCATCGTGGACGCACTGGCTGGGGCATCCCACCTCGAGATCGTTCGCGACGGCGACACGGTCGTCGCGCGCACCAACCTCGGTCGCGAACGCCGCGTCGTGATCGCCGGCCACATCGACACCGTGCCGATCAAGGACAACCTGCCCACCCGGTTCGAGACGATCGCCGGCGAGCCCTTCCTGTGGGGCCGTGGCACGGTCGACATGAAGGCCGGCGTCGCCGTCCAGCTGAAGCTCGCGCTCGAGCTCGTCGCGCCCGCCGTCGACGTGACGTGGATGTGGTACGACCACGAGGAGGTCTCGGCCGAGCTCAACGGCCTCGGCCGGCTCGCCCGGCACCGGCCCGACCTGTTCGAGGGCGACTTCGCCATTCTGGGCGAGCCATCGAACGGGCAGGTCGAGGGCGGATGCAACGGCAACCTCCGCGTCGAACTGCGCGCCTACGGCTTGCGGGCGCACTCGGCACGCAGCTGGGTCGGTGAGAACGCGATCCACAAGCTCGTGCCGGCGCTCGACCGGCTCGCCGCCTACGAAGCGGCGACCATCGAGGTCGACGGGCTCGCCTATCGCGAAGGGCTCAACGCCGTGGGCATCACCGGCGGCATCGCCGGCAACGTCATCCCCGACGAGGCGATGCTGCACGTGAACTACCGCTTCGCGCCCAATCGCACCGTCGCCGAGGCCATCGACCTCATCAAGGAGATGTTCCCCGAGTACGAGCTCACGGTCGTCGACGAGGCCGAGGGTGCCCGGCCGGGGCTCGACGCGCCGCTCGCCCAGCAGTTCGTGCGCGCCGTCGGCGGCGAGGCACGCCCCAAGTACGGGTGGACGGATGTCGCGCGCTTCAGCGCACTCGGCATCCCGGCCGTGAACTACGGCCCGGGCGACCCGCTCAAGGCCCACGCCGACGACGAACGGGTGAGCGTCGACCAGATCCTCTCGTGCGAGCGGGCGCTCCGCGCGTGGCTCTCGAGCGGCGTCTGA